GGGTTGAGAAAGACTTTTGTAATTTAACTATTGGGGGCGGCGAAATAAATTGTTTCATTCGAAAATCTCCATAGCTCACCCTCCCCCTAACCCCCTCCCGTCAAGGGAGGGGGAATCTTCGGCAATCTTTCATATCTCCCCCCCTTGCGGTAGGGTGCCTCATTTTCATCATCCTTTGTTAGCCGGAGGCTCATGACGGTTCGCCCTGCTATCCTCCAGAATTTTGTATGGTGTCACCGGAATTAGTATCTATACTTTTTTGTAAAATGATTACCCTTGAACAGCCATATAGGCCTGATAACAGGGTAAAGGAAAGCGGATAAACTTGTTATCTTTCTTGTAAAGGTTCCTACTAACAAAATAATAAATTTTCTCAAAGACAGGATATCTATTATCATATCAACAAAGGAATATCCGACATCCACATATCTCCAGCCAAGCCCCTCGTTTTCACATCGTTTTATCAAGGAATTCATGTTGTAGCTATGGCCATGATATGCCTGCGCCTCTTCAACATACACAATCTTATAACCCTTTTTATGTAATATAATCTGTAATGATTTATCCTCACTCATAGGAGTATTCCCAAATTTACACTCCATCCACACATTTCTTCTTATTGCCATATTTGTACATCCTAATCCTATTCCATATTCGCGGACCCATTTCCTTATTTCTCTCGTGAAATAAAAATGACCTGCCTTTTCCCAAAAGAAAATATCTTTTTTTGCCGGTACCACATCCTGCCCCTGAACTACTGAAATATCAGGGGACACAAAGGGTTCCGTCAAATAATAAAGCCATTTCTCATTACATGGAATAACATCCTGAGATAATGTAACAATAATTTCTCCGCCAGCTTTAGAGAAACCAAAATCACGGGCAGGGCCGAAACTAAAATCTTCCGGCTTCAATTGATATAATCCGATTGGATATTTCCTGATAACATCTAAAGTAGAATCCGTAGAACCGGAGTCAATACAAATTACCTCAAACTTTTTATCTATCTTCTGCTCAAATACACTCCCCAAAGAATCCTTAAATAACTCTCCTCCATTCTTTGTAAGATATACAATTGAAATATCAATACCTTTATCGTTCACTCTTTAATCCAGAATCCTTGCATGATGTACCCGTCATAAGGAGCAATAATACTGCCGATAATCCTTTCTAATTCAAGGACAAAGCGGTAAATATATCTACTATTTTCCATTCGCGGGATGTGATCATAAGTATATAATCTCAATTGCCTTAACATAGCCTGCTCACACCGGCGTGTGAATGTATGCGGATTGATATCCTCCGTTCCCTCCGGTTCATTGGGAACTTCACTCTGAACAGGAACAATAGTAGTCTTGTCCTTAGAAAACGACGTTATTTTATTATAAAGACGTACAGGAAGTCTTAAGCATTGCCACATCCTTAACAACTGATTGTTATGTTTATATAGTGCATTATTCTCACCCAAAACAGCCAAGAGACCTCCCTTTCTCAACACCCTCCCAACCTCATCAATTGTTGACTCTATATCTGCAAAATGGTGCCATACCCCATTAGTGACTACCAGATCAAATACACCACTACCGAATGGTAAAACAGCAACATCCCCTTTTATGAACATATTTTGGGGAGACCGTTTTTTTGCAATTTGAAGCATTGACATTGAAATATCATATCCGACAACGATGTTACCGAAGCAATCTAATTCCACAGTGGTTTTACCGGTGCCGCATCCCAAATCAAGAATTCTTTTTAATGTTTGAGATTTGAGAACTTTCCTTAGGTTTTTTAAATTCCACTTGTCAACTACTTTTGCAGAAATCGGATTGACCCAGAAATCATCATAATTACCGGCATGTTCGTCGTACCAATCCTTTTGTTCTTTAGATTGTGAATCAAGGCTCATTTTACTGTCCGTCAAATTGAACAACGAATATACTCCTGTAACATTTGCCCATGTTCAACCATCTCCTTATGCTGCAAAGAACCATAGTATAGTGATAAATGGTGTTATAGTTATTGATCCAGAGAAACATCAAGAGATTCCGTAAAAGGATATTAACATTATTGGATTTAGAGATTTTGACTCTACGTCCCATATTCTTCGCAGCTTCCATAATTCTTTCTTCCACAAACGCCTTATCCGGTAAACCATATTCTAAATGCTCTTCAAAGAAATGGAATGATGTTCCCTTTTTTGACATATAATATTGATGATATTTTCTGTCATGTGCCTCAGCATAGGGGCCTGAGGGAAAGGCTATATATACTTTCTTTATAGCTACCCTAAGCAGCTCCCTTATGACATTCATCCTTAACAAAGGCGGGATATGTTCAAGCATGTCTACTGCTATCACAATATCAAATGTCTTGTCTTTAAACGGGAGAGTTTGGGCATTAGATGAAACCATGAGTACCTGATCATTTCTGATAGAGTCAAAACTCACATCCACTGCATATATCTTCTCTCCAAGGTAGGGATAAATACCTAAGCCTCCGGCACCTATTTCAAGGATTTTATTCTTTTGACCGGAACTACGGATGTCATCAACTATTGGAAGATACCGTAAAGCACTATCTGTATGCTGATATTTTAACAGCCCCTTCCCGCAAGGCTTCATAAACTATCCAGATACCCGAGGCCCTTTAATTTCTCCACTATCTTATCCTTGTCCTCATCTGTATATATTTGTTCCTCATTATTTTCAAGTTTATTCTCCTTTGTCCAGCTTTCCCGCTGTATAATTCTGGATTTTTTATATTCCTCAACAAATATCTCTTCAAGAACACGGCCTTCCATGTAATCAGGAATGGGAACTCCCATCATATAAAGGATAGTCGGTGCAATATCATACACTCCTGCCCCTGTTATTTGCCCTGCCTTTATATCCAGGCCATTCGCAATAAATATCCCGTTTCTCCGGTGTTTTCCCATAACAGATTTCTGCAGAGGTAAGAATACAGGACCAGACGGGTCGTTAACATCCTCACTGCAATCGTATTCATAATTAGAGGTCTCAAAGACTATGTCCGGAGCTTTTTGCATGTAATCGCCGCTATATATATCTTCTCTGCGATACGCTTTTTGTATGACCCTCTTTCCATTTTCTGAGTCAGTAAGTTTGAGAAGCCGCTGAATAATATCTTCACGGAGGTTCTCATACTCACTATCCTTTACAATACCTGCAGGAAAACGGCCCTCGGTATTAATATAAATTCCCATTTCCGTTTCATTGCCGGCAAATGCCTTGGTATCCGACCAATTGATCTGAGCAAGCGAATAGTTTTTCCAGCCTTTCCATCTCTCAAAAAAATGTTCCGGTTCTTCTATCTTATCCTGATGGCCGGCCCCCTTATGTTTATATATGCCTTTAAGTTTACGAATCAATGATGTAGTAGATTTACCTTTTATTAGGGAAAGAAAACCTTCCTGATAAAGCCAGCGATTAAACATAATCTTTTTATATGTCGGTCCAAAGCCATGGTCTGAAACCAGAATAACAGCGGTATCTTCCGGTACTATAGATATAAGTTCCTGAATGGTGTTATCTATTATCTTGTAAAACTCCAAAATGATATTATCTTTTGAAAAGTCTATAGGATCTCCAAGAACATCCCATACCCAGTGTTGCACCCTGTCAATCCCAACAAATACACAATAAAACAGATCCCATTCTTCGGTTGTAAGAAGATACCTGATGGCTTTTTTTCTTAGTTCAGTTACATCATTAAGGTTACGGAGCATTTCATCTTCATTGCTATAACCCATTATATTATAATCAATCCTATAACCCCCGATATTCTGAAATAGCTTAGGCTTTAAATCTCTTGGAAAGATAAATTCACATTCCTCGTCAGGAGCTAACATCCCTGATATTACAAATCCATTCAGAGGCTTCGGAGGATAGGTCATCGGGACATTAACAAGGCCTGTACGATAACCTTGTTTAGATAATAACTCAGGAAAGGTGGGAATCTGGATATCGCGTGAACTTACAAGTTCTCTGCTGTAAGAATTGACCTTGTGCTTTGTAAAGTCAAAAAGCCCGTGCTTGCCGGGGTTTGTACCGGTGAAGATTGATGACCATGCAGGGGCAGTAACAGGTGGAATTGTAGAAGCCAATTCACCATAATTTCCCTTAGACATTAATTTTGAAATAGTAGGTAATTTACCGAGTTCCGCCCATGGCTTAATTAAGTCAAAGGTAGCGCCGTCAAGACCGATAATGAAAACTTTTTTCTTTGAATTATAGTTATTCATGTGCCATATAATTTCTATTTCTGGATATCATCCTTGAATCTTTCCTTTATTACCTGTAACAGTGGTTTCTTTATATAATAGTTTATCATTAAAGTCCCAATGGCCTATAAACTGAACAGGGGCAAGACCAATAAATTCTCCAGTTACATTAATCTTTTTCACTGTGTAATGGTGTGCGAGGATATGTTGTTTGGTTTCATCAAACACTACTACTGACAGAAAGTACCCACCTGGATTAAGCTGAAATGAATCTAAATTTACTTTTATATTCATCTTTTCTCCTGAATTATAAATAGGGACTTTCCCATATAGAGAATTTATCTGGGCAACAATTTGCATTTCTAAATTTGAGAAGCTGATAATTATAATAGGATATTTTATCTCAAGAGAAATCATAAGTTCAAGATTAATAGATATGTCATCTCCAAAGCAAATCTGACTGACATCTTTCTTGCTTTTGCTTTCTATCATTATTTTATATATCTTTGCCTTCCCATTTCCTGATATTATCCCATTTTGAGACTCAAACATTGAAAAATAATGATTTATCCCATTAGAAACATCCTTCCCTTGAAAATCTACACTTCCCTTATTCATTACACATACATCACTGCATATCCGCGCAACCTGCGGCAAATTGTGAGACACCAATATAACAGCGGCATGCTTGATTATCTTTGCTATTGCATTAAAACATTTTACTGTAAATCCTACATCGCCTACAGCCAAGACCTCATCTATCAACAAGACATCCGGCTCCATCTGTGCGGCGATAGCAAATCCAAGCCGGACGTTCATGCCGGTGCTATAATGCTTTACAGGGGTATCTATGAAGTCTCCAAGTCCCGAGAACTCAACAATTTCATCAAACTTTTTTTCTACCTCTTTCCTGCTGAATCCGAGGATAGATCCGTTAATGTAAATATTTTCTCTTCCTGTCAGCATGGGATGGAAACCGGCAGTAACTTCAATCAGTGCGCCTATTCTGCCATTAATCTCTATTCTGCCTTTATCAGGAGAGATTATTCCGTTGAGTAATTTAAGAAGTGTTGATTTGCCGGCGCCATTCGGACCAATCAGGCCGAGGCACTCTCCACGCCGAACCTCAAATGAGACATCATCTACTGACCAGAATTCTCCTGGCCTGAGCCTGTTTGTATCAGGTTCAATCCCTAACATATTTTTGGTCACATCCTGAATCCCATATAACATGGAACGGTTCAGTGTCTTACAGAATTTCTTTGAAACGCCTTCTACTCTGACAAGTACATCTGACATTTGATAACTCCCATAGAATAACCCCCACCCTAACCCTCAATGGGGAGGGAATATTATTACCCACTCAATATGAGCAAGAACTGTTTTTTATGCCTGCTCTGCAATTTTTGGTTCTACGAGGTGAAAGCTTCTCCATCCGACCATGAAGATGAGGATACTAAATATTATTGATGTAACATAACTTGCCGGATCGGTAATGTGGCCGACTGTTGCAAGGTCACGGCTTGTGTTGAGAAAGGCGCTCACGGGATTGACATAGTTGATCCAGAATGACATGGGCCAGCTTACCGGAGGAGGATAAACAACAGGCGTTGCAAACATACCTATGCTTAAAATAATTCCAATGACACTGCTGATATCACGCATTACTGCATTCAATAATGAGAGGAAGAATCCAAGTCCTGCAACTAACAACAATAGCGGCAATAGAGCAACAGGAATCAGGAGGATAGATACATTTGGAATAAACCCAACCCAGATAAAAATAATAACTAATAATGGTATCCGGAGTAAAAACTCAAAGATCGTCTGTCCCAGCTTTGAAAGGACAAGTACCTCTCTTGGAAAGTTGATCTTTGTTAAAAGGGAGCCTGCCTCTGCAAGGCTGTTGGTGGTTGTTGTTATGCCGTGTTGAAACAACAGCCAGACCATCTGCCCGAAAAATACAAAGGCCGGATAAGGCATATAGGTATTTTTAATCGGAAGGATGTTCATCCCTTTGATCCAGACAAAGGCAAACATCATGGCCAGAGGTGTGAGAAAGGACCAGAGGATTCCGAGAAAAGACTGCTTATATTTTGCTGATATGTCACGGAGGATGAGCCTCCAGATTAGCTCGCGGGATTCTATGAGTTCACGGAACATTAGCGGCCAGATACGGATTCCGGCTTTCATAATGTGGTTGGGTTCGTAGATGGTGATGTGGTTGTTTTTCATGATTGGTCAAAGGCGTTCAATTTATGAACGGTATGGTTGAAAGTAAACAGGCTGCCGCCATTCTATAAACATATTGATCAAATTGTTTTGACTAATGCTAAACTCCATACGGGGCATATTAGCAACCCCATCCCCACCCTTGCCCTCCCCTTGAAGGGGAGGGAATCTTGGATGGCACTACATTGTGACGTAAGTGTCTATCTGTGCTGCTGTTTAATATTTATTTTTCTGAGTTATTTTGTAATTGTTTCTACTATGGATATATCTTTTTTTATCCATTCATTTACTATTGTTGAAACATCTACACCTTTTCTCTTTGAGAATTCTCTAAGGACTTCCATCATATCAGGTTCAATGTAAATAGGTAGGTACAATACTGTATCTGAACTATAAAATTTACCTCCATCGCCTTTTGAAAAATCGTATTCTTTCTTCATTTATTTTTCTCATGATACTGGTTTTATCATATTTTTTCCATTCTTCATATTAACCATGAGGTCGTTCAAAATATGAACATTGTACTATAAATAAAAACTGCCGGCAATAGCGGCAGTTTTTAGATTACTATCACCCTCCCCCTGCCCCCTCCCGCCAAGGGAGGGGAATAATGAAGAGTACCCCTCTCCCGCAAGGGGAGAGGGGATTGTTTTGTCAGGGGATAAACATTTATCAATACAGCTATGGCTGTATTACCCTTATCTCATCTGAGCAGGTGAACTGGTTGCCGTCATTAAAGAAGCCGGATATTCTGAGGAGTATGTCCTGATGGTTCGGCTGTGGGACTCCGGCAACACATGATTGAACTATGTTACGGTCAAACTTTACGTGGAGCTTTCTTGAACCATATTGCTCATATCCCGCCATGTGTAAGAGATAATGATTTCCCTGCAAATCAACAGGGGCAAGACAGCCTCCAGGTGTCGGTTCAGGGAATCTCAGCTCTATGCTTGATGAGGCAGTGTTTATGTCGGATGCCTTGTAAGTTGAGTCTTTTTCAAACTCAATCTCTACCATCACAGGTATACCGGATGTATCCTTGTTTAAGGTCTCCGGGTGTACTTCACACTGTACAGGTATTATAGTTGGTGTGCATGTAGGGCTTGGATTTGTCGGACATGCATCACATGCATCACCTATCCCGTCCTGGTCTATATCTGCCTGTGATGGATTTGCAGTTGCAGGGCAGTTATCACATGCATCCTGTCTGCCATCAAGGTCTGAGTCTTCCTGGCTCGGATTGGCATTGTTCGGACAGCCGTCACATACATTACCAACACCGTCATTATCGTAATCTAATTGATTAGTATTCGCTATCGTTGGACAGTTATCCTGAGAATCAGGTACTCCATCACCATCTGCATCAGGCGGTGGAATGGGTTCACAGGCATCACCTATACCATTTGCGTTTGAATCTGCTTGTGAAGGATTATACACATTCGGGCAGTTATCGCAAAGGTCGCCAATGCCATCTAAATCAGTGTCAAGCTGATCAGGGTTTGCAATATTCGGACAGTTATCACATACATTACCATCGCCATCACCGTCTGTATCTGTCTGATCTGCATTTGATACTAATGGGCAGTTATCGCATTTATCACCAACAGTATCAGCATCAACATCACACTGAGTTGTTGCATTAGTTGTTACATTGTCAGCACATGTTTCTGATACATAATTGCCATAATAATCCAAAACATTGGCAATTGGGTTAGATATATTTTGACAATTATCCGGTCCATCGGCTATACCGTCACGGTCACTGTCTAAAGACTGACATGCATCACCTGGGTATGTGCCGGGGAATAATATATTATAGTCAGTATTATTCTGTGCCGGATTGTACACATACTTACAATTATCACAAACATCACCCTTGCCATCAGGTAATAGACTACCGGTGATACATGATGGAACAGGGTCTAAAGGATCAAGAGATGCCTGACATATATCATTGTCAAGCTGGTCCGCATTGGCAACATAAGCACAGTTATCACACACATCACCCTTGCCGTCATTATCCGTATCCGTCTGTGCTGTATTTGGTGCAATAGGGCAGTTATCGCAGACATTTCCTACACCGTCACCGTCTGCATCCGCCTGATCAAGGTTAGAAATTAATGCACAATTATCACAGGCATCTCCGAGACTATCAGTATCTGAGTTAGCCTGAGTTGGGTTTGGTATTGTAGGACAGTTATCCTGAATGTCCGGTATCCCGTCTAAATCCGTATCCAGAGGAGGTAAACTGCATCCGGGCGTAGCATCACAGACATCACCTATTCCATCGCCATCACAGTCACTCTGATTCTGATTCCAGTGATCTTTACAGTTATCTACACTATCCAATATTCCATCAGGGCAAGGGGATGTTCCTGGCGGATTCGGACAACTAAGGTAATCAGAATCCAGAACCGGAGTACCTGGAGATGCACTCACAGGGA
This sequence is a window from Nitrospirota bacterium. Protein-coding genes within it:
- a CDS encoding glycosyltransferase family 2 protein, encoding MNDKGIDISIVYLTKNGGELFKDSLGSVFEQKIDKKFEVICIDSGSTDSTLDVIRKYPIGLYQLKPEDFSFGPARDFGFSKAGGEIIVTLSQDVIPCNEKWLYYLTEPFVSPDISVVQGQDVVPAKKDIFFWEKAGHFYFTREIRKWVREYGIGLGCTNMAIRRNVWMECKFGNTPMSEDKSLQIILHKKGYKIVYVEEAQAYHGHSYNMNSLIKRCENEGLGWRYVDVGYSFVDMIIDILSLRKFIILLVGTFTRKITSLSAFLYPVIRPIWLFKGNHFTKKYRY
- a CDS encoding class I SAM-dependent methyltransferase produces the protein MTDSKMSLDSQSKEQKDWYDEHAGNYDDFWVNPISAKVVDKWNLKNLRKVLKSQTLKRILDLGCGTGKTTVELDCFGNIVVGYDISMSMLQIAKKRSPQNMFIKGDVAVLPFGSGVFDLVVTNGVWHHFADIESTIDEVGRVLRKGGLLAVLGENNALYKHNNQLLRMWQCLRLPVRLYNKITSFSKDKTTIVPVQSEVPNEPEGTEDINPHTFTRRCEQAMLRQLRLYTYDHIPRMENSRYIYRFVLELERIIGSIIAPYDGYIMQGFWIKE
- a CDS encoding class I SAM-dependent methyltransferase, which gives rise to MKPCGKGLLKYQHTDSALRYLPIVDDIRSSGQKNKILEIGAGGLGIYPYLGEKIYAVDVSFDSIRNDQVLMVSSNAQTLPFKDKTFDIVIAVDMLEHIPPLLRMNVIRELLRVAIKKVYIAFPSGPYAEAHDRKYHQYYMSKKGTSFHFFEEHLEYGLPDKAFVEERIMEAAKNMGRRVKISKSNNVNILLRNLLMFLWINNYNTIYHYTMVLCSIRRWLNMGKCYRSIFVVQFDGQ
- a CDS encoding alkaline phosphatase family protein; translation: MNNYNSKKKVFIIGLDGATFDLIKPWAELGKLPTISKLMSKGNYGELASTIPPVTAPAWSSIFTGTNPGKHGLFDFTKHKVNSYSRELVSSRDIQIPTFPELLSKQGYRTGLVNVPMTYPPKPLNGFVISGMLAPDEECEFIFPRDLKPKLFQNIGGYRIDYNIMGYSNEDEMLRNLNDVTELRKKAIRYLLTTEEWDLFYCVFVGIDRVQHWVWDVLGDPIDFSKDNIILEFYKIIDNTIQELISIVPEDTAVILVSDHGFGPTYKKIMFNRWLYQEGFLSLIKGKSTTSLIRKLKGIYKHKGAGHQDKIEEPEHFFERWKGWKNYSLAQINWSDTKAFAGNETEMGIYINTEGRFPAGIVKDSEYENLREDIIQRLLKLTDSENGKRVIQKAYRREDIYSGDYMQKAPDIVFETSNYEYDCSEDVNDPSGPVFLPLQKSVMGKHRRNGIFIANGLDIKAGQITGAGVYDIAPTILYMMGVPIPDYMEGRVLEEIFVEEYKKSRIIQRESWTKENKLENNEEQIYTDEDKDKIVEKLKGLGYLDSL
- a CDS encoding ABC transporter ATP-binding protein, producing MSDVLVRVEGVSKKFCKTLNRSMLYGIQDVTKNMLGIEPDTNRLRPGEFWSVDDVSFEVRRGECLGLIGPNGAGKSTLLKLLNGIISPDKGRIEINGRIGALIEVTAGFHPMLTGRENIYINGSILGFSRKEVEKKFDEIVEFSGLGDFIDTPVKHYSTGMNVRLGFAIAAQMEPDVLLIDEVLAVGDVGFTVKCFNAIAKIIKHAAVILVSHNLPQVARICSDVCVMNKGSVDFQGKDVSNGINHYFSMFESQNGIISGNGKAKIYKIMIESKSKKDVSQICFGDDISINLELMISLEIKYPIIIISFSNLEMQIVAQINSLYGKVPIYNSGEKMNIKVNLDSFQLNPGGYFLSVVVFDETKQHILAHHYTVKKINVTGEFIGLAPVQFIGHWDFNDKLLYKETTVTGNKGKIQG
- a CDS encoding ABC transporter permease, translating into MKNNHITIYEPNHIMKAGIRIWPLMFRELIESRELIWRLILRDISAKYKQSFLGILWSFLTPLAMMFAFVWIKGMNILPIKNTYMPYPAFVFFGQMVWLLFQHGITTTTNSLAEAGSLLTKINFPREVLVLSKLGQTIFEFLLRIPLLVIIFIWVGFIPNVSILLIPVALLPLLLLVAGLGFFLSLLNAVMRDISSVIGIILSIGMFATPVVYPPPVSWPMSFWINYVNPVSAFLNTSRDLATVGHITDPASYVTSIIFSILIFMVGWRSFHLVEPKIAEQA